In the Gossypium arboreum isolate Shixiya-1 chromosome 10, ASM2569848v2, whole genome shotgun sequence genome, one interval contains:
- the LOC108489206 gene encoding magnesium-chelatase subunit ChlI, chloroplastic encodes MASVLGTSTAILASRSLVSPSLKPAFPSISINPGQGYGRKLYGGIGIQGRKGRPQFHIAVTNVATEINSVEQAQKVAAKESQRPVFPFAAIVGQDEMKLCLLLNVIDPKIGGVMIMGDRGTGKSTTVRSLVDLLPEIRVVFGDPYNSDPEDPESMGIEVREKVVNGEELTITMTKINMVDLPLGATEDRVCGTIDIEKALTEGVKAFEPGLLAKANRGILYVDEVNLLDDHLVDVLLDSAASGWNTVEREGISISHPARFILIGSGNPEEGELRPQLLDRFGMHAQVGTVRDAELRVKIVEERARFDKNPKEFRDSYKAEQEKLQQQIASARSSLSSVQIDQDLKVKISKVCAELNVDGLRGDIVTNRAAKALAALKGRDKVIAEDIATVIPNCLRHRLRKDPLESIDSGLLVIEKFYEVFG; translated from the exons ATGGCTTCCGTGCTTGGAACCTCAACCGCAATCTTAGCTTCTCGGTCCCTCGTTTCTCCTTCGTTAAAGCCTGCCTTTCCCTCTATCTCCATTAACCCAG GACAGGGTTATGGGAGGAAACTGTATGGAGGAATTGGGATTCAGGGAAGAAAGGGGAGGCCTCAATTTCATATTGCAGTAACCAATGTCGCCACTGAAATTAACTCTGTTGAACAG GCTCAGAAGGTTGCCGCTAAAGAAAGTCAAAGACCAGTATTTCCATTTGCTGCTATAGTAGGACAAGATGAGATGAAATTGTGTCTCCTGTTGAATGTGATTGATCCCAAGATTGGTGGTGTTATGATAATGGGTGATAGGGGAACTGGGAAGTCCACAACTGTTAGGTCCTTGGTTGATTTATTGCCTGAAATCAGGGTGGTCTTCGGTGACCCTTATAACTCGGACCCGGAAGATCCGGAATCAATGGGCATAGAAGTTAGAGAAAAGGTTGTAAATGGAGAGGAACTGACTATTACAATGACTAAAATCAACATGGTGGATTTGCCATTAGGTGCTACTGAAGATAGGGTCTGTGGAACCATTGACATTGAGAAAGCCCTCACTGAGGGTGTCAAGGCATTTGAGCCTGGACTTCTAGCTAAAGCTAATCGAGGGATTCTTTACGTCGATGAAGTTAACCTTTTAGATGACCATTTGGTGGATGTTCTTTTGGATTCCGCTGCATCAGGATGGAACACTGTTGAGAGGGAAGGTATTTCGATCTCACATCCTGCTCGGTTTATTCTCATCGGCTCAGGTAATCCAGAAGAAGGAGAGCTTAGACCACAGCTTCTTGATCGATTCGGAATGCATGCTCAAGTCGGGACAGTGAGGGACGCTGAGCTTAGAGTGAAGATTGTGGAGGAAAGAGCACGGTTTGATAAAAACCCAAAAGAATTCCGTGATTCTTACAAGGCAGAGCAAGAGAAGCTCCAACAGCAGATTGCTTCAGCTAGGAGTTCTCTTTCTTCTGTCCAGATTGATCAAGACCTAAAGGTTAAAATATCAAAGGTTTGTGCTGAGTTGAATGTTGATGGATTGAGAGGAGATATTGTCACTAATAGAGCTGCAAAAGCTCTTGCAGCTCTTAAAGGAAGAGATAAAGTCATTGCAGAAGATATTGCCACTGTCATCCCCAACTGCTTGAGACACCGTCTTCGCAAGGATCCTTTGGAGTCTATCGACTCCGGTTTACTCGTTATCGAGAAATTCTATGAGGTTTTCGGCTGA